From the Colletotrichum lupini chromosome 10, complete sequence genome, one window contains:
- a CDS encoding hsp70-like protein yields the protein MMSARFSRALPRATSSVARSAGFARQPFASKFARYESTSSDGKVTGAVIGIDLGTTNSAVAIMEGKVPKIIENAEGARTTPSVVAFAQDGERLVGVAAKRQAVVNPENTLFATKRLIGRKFTDAEVQRDIKEVPYKIVQHTNGDAWVSARDQKYSPSQIGGFVLNKMKETAEAYLSKPVKNAVVTVPAYFNDSQRQATKDAGQIAGLNVLRVVNEPTAAALAYGLEKEEDRVVAVYDLGGGTFDISVLEIQNGVFEVKSTNGDTHLGGEDFDIHLVRHLVQQFKKDSNIDLSNDRMAIQRIREAAEKAKIELSSSLQTDINLPFITADASGPKHINQKLTRAQLEKMMDPLITRTIDPVRKALKDANLQAKDIQEVILVGGMTRMPKVSESVKSIFGRDPAKSVNPDEAVAIGAAIQGAVLSGEVKDLLLLDVTPLSLGIETLGGVFTRLINRNTTIPTKKSQTFSTAADFQTAVEIKVYQGERELVRDNKLLGNFQLVGIPPAHRGVPQIEVTFDIDADSIVHVGAKDKSTNKDQSITIASGSGLSDSEIEQMVNDSEKYAEADKERKGAIEAANRADSVLNDTERALNEYAEKLDKTEADGIREKIASLREFVSKSLAGEGNATAAEIKEKTDELQVASLNLFDKMHKARAESGEQPAQDANAENKDEKKP from the exons ATGATGTCTGCACGCTTCTCAAGAGCT CTTCCCAGAGCTACCAGCTCCGTCGCCCGCTCCGCCGGCTTCGCTCGCCAGCCCTTTGCCTCAAAGTTCGCTCGCTACGAGTCAACATCATCTGATGGCAAGGTCACCGGCGCCGTGATCGGTATCGATCTCGGTACCACCAACTCTGCCGTCGCCATCATGGAGGGCAAGGTTCCCAAGATTATCGAGAACGCTGAGG GTGCGCGCACAACGCCTTCCGTAGTCGCCTTTGCTCAGGATGGTGAGCGTCTCGTCGGTGTCGCCGCCAAGCGCCAGGCCGTCGTCAACCCCGAGAACACCCTCTTCGCCACCAAGCGTCTCATCGGCCGCAAGTTCACCGACGCTGAGGTTCAGCGTGACATCAAGGAGGTTCCCTACAAGATCGTCCAGCACACCAACGGCGACGCCTGGGTGTCTGCTCGCGACCAGAAGTACTCTCCCTCGCAGATTGGTGGATTCGTCCTCAACAAGATGAAGGAGACCGCCGAGGCCTACCTCTCCAAGCCCGTCAAGAACGCCGTCGTCACCGTTCCTGCCTACTTCAACGATTCTCAGCGTCAGGCCACCAAGGATGCCGGTCAGATTGCCGGCCTCAACGTCCTCCGTGTCGTCAACGAGCCCACTGCCGCCGCCCTTGCCTACGGTcttgagaaggaggaggaccgCGTTGTCGCCGTCTACGATCTTGGCGGTGGTACTTTCGATATCTCCGTCCTCGAGATCCAGAACGGCGTCTTCGAGGTCAAGTCTACCAACGGTGACACCCACTTGGGTGGTGAGGACTTTGACATCCACCTCGTCCGCCACCTCGTCCAGCAGTTTAAGAAGGACTCCAACATTGACTTGTCCAACGACCGCATGGCCATCCAGCGTATCCGTGAGGCCGCCGAGAAGGCCAAGATTGAGCTTTCCTCCTCCCTCCAGACCGACATCAACCTGCCCTTCATCACTGCCGACGCTTCCGGTCCCAAGCACATCAACCAGAAGCTCACTCGCGCTCAGCTCGAGAAGATGATGGACCCCCTCATCACCCGCACCATCGACCCCGTGCGCAAGGCCCTCAAGGATGCCAACCTCCAGGCCAAGGATATCCAGGAGGTCATCCTCGTTGGTGGTATGACTCGCATGCCCAAGGTTTCCGAGTCCGTCAAGAGCATCTTCGGCCGTGACCCGGCCAAGTCCGTCAACCCCGATGAGGCTGTCGCCATTGGTGCCGCCATCCAGGGTGCCGTTCTCTCCGGTGAGGTCAAggacctccttctcctcgacGTTACTCCCCTCTCCCTCGGTATTGAGACCCTTGGCGGTGTCTTCACCCGTCTCATCAACCGCAACACCACCATCCCCACCAAGAAGTCCCAGACCTTCTCCACCGCTGCCGACTTCCAGACCGCCGTCGAGATCAAGGTCTACCAGGGTGAGCGTGAGCTCGTCCGTGACAACAAGCTCCTCGGCAACTTCCAGCTGGTTGGCATCCCCCCTGCCCACCGTGGTGTTCCCCAGATCGAGGTCACCTTCGACATTGACGCCGACTCTATCGTCCACGTCGGTGCCAAGGACAAGTCCACCAACAAGGACCAGTCCATCACCATTGCCTCCGGCTCCGGTCTGTCCGACTCCGAGATTGAGCAGATGGTCAACGACTCTGAGAAGTACGCCGAGGCCGACAAGGAGCGCAAGGGTGCCATCGAGGCCGCCAACCGCGCCGACTCTGTCCTGAACGACACCGAGCGCGCTCTCAACGAGTACGCCGAGAAGCTCGACAAGACCGAGGCTGACGGCATCCGTGAGAAGATTGCCTCCCTCCGCGAGTTCGTCTCCAAGAG
- a CDS encoding FAD dependent oxidoreductase has translation MSMRPPSLRLLNGVARMSRRGFSTSPARDVDFTHVVIGGGAVGLATSHRLATRPDTTTLLLERHTAVGTETSSRNSEVIHAGIYYPPNTLKTALCVRGKHLLYDFCAKHHVGHANTGKWIVAQNDAQREALQRVHDFCTDEIGVPVRWVGEEEARREEPEVRALAGVLESPTTGIVDSHGLMVALNGLFEDAGGVVALNSHVVGVRPLGRKGSRGWEVSVRDPSTGETSAVTAEVLVNAAGLGAVDVHNMVVPPSRRREMFYAKGNYFSYSGGSKPAPKVKRLIYPAPEPGAGGLGTHLTLDLAGRVRFGPDVEWVDSPDDLAVNSARLPEAVEAIKKYLPGLDAGALVPDYAGIRPKLGRKQAVADGSGFHDFIVRKEDGYEGWVNLLGIESPGLTSCLAIAERVDEIVYG, from the exons ATGTCAATGAGACCGCCGTCTCTGAGACTCCTCAATGGAGTCGCACGGATGTCTCGTCGGGGCTTCTCAACCTCCCCCGCCAGAGACGTCGATTTCACCCACGTA gtcatcggcggcggcgcagtAGGCCTCGCAACGTCCCACCGCCTCGCAACCCGCCCGGACACCACAACCCTCCTACTGGAACGCCACACCGCCGTCGGCACCGAAACGTCCTCCCGCAACAGCGAGGTCATCCACGCGGGGATATACTACCCGCCAAACACCCTCAAAACAGCCCTCTGCGTCCGCGGCAAGCACCTCTTGTACGATTTCTGCGCAAAGCATCACGTGGGACACGCCAACACGGGGAAATGGATCGTCGCGCAGAACGACGCCCAGCGGGAGGCGCTGCAGCGCGTGCACGATTTCTGTACGGACGAGATTGGCGTGCCTGTGCGGTGGGtgggcgaggaggaggcgagGAGGGAGGAGCCCGAGGTGCGGGCGCTCGCTGGCGTGCTGGAGAGTCCTACGACGGGGATCGTCGATTCGCATGGCTTGATGGTTGCTTTGAACGGGTTGTTCGAGGACGCGGGGGGTGTCGTCGCCTTGAATTCTCACGTCGTGGGCGTGCGTCCCCTAGGACGAAAAGGAAGCCGGGGGTGGGAGGTCAGCGTGCGCGATCCGTCGACGGGGGAGACGAGCGCCGTCACGGCGGAGGTGCTCGTCAACGCTGCCGGGTTAGGCGCCGTGGACGTGCACAACATGGTCGTTCCCCCGTCCCGACGCAGGGAAATGTTCTACGCAAAGGGAAACTACTTCTCCTACTCTGGCGGCAGCAAACCCGCCCCCAAAGTCAAGAGACTCATCTACCCGGCCCCCGAACCCGGCGCCGGCGGACTGGGAACGCACCTGACGCTCGACCTCGCGGGCCGGGTGCGCTTCGGGCCGGACGTGGAGTGGGTCGATTCGCCCGACGACCTGGCCGTCAACTCCGCGCGGCTGCCCGAGGCCGTGGAGGcgattaaaaagtacttgcCTGGTCTCGATGCCGGTGCCCTGGTGCCGGATTACGCGGGGATTCGGCCCAAGCTGGGGCGGAAGCAGGCCGTCGCCGACGGCAGCGGGTTCCACGACTTTATCGTCCGCAAGGAGGACGGGTACGAGGGGTGGGTGAACCTGCTGGGCATCGAGAGTCCCGGCCTGACGAGCTGCTTGGCGATTGCGGAGCGGGTGGATGAGATTGTGTACGGGTAA